In Mucilaginibacter sp. KACC 22063, the genomic stretch TACTATCACTTAACTGAATTTAAGGCTCCGGGTGAATTAATTAACAAACTGGAAGTTGAATACAGACGTGATGAGCGTGTAATGCGTTTCTTAACTATTGCGCTGGATAAACACGCCATTGCTTACAACGACAAAAAACGTAGCGGCGCTTTCAACAAAAAACCAGCTAAAGCAGAGGAGGCAGCACAATAATGGCAAACGATCAAATTAAATACGTTACCGCTCCTAAAGTGGAGGATAACCGCAAAAAATATTGCCGCTTTAAAAAGAACGGTATTAAATATATCGACTACAAAGACGCAAACTTTTTATTGAAATTTGTTAACGATCAGGGTAAAGTATTACCTCGCCGTTTAACTGGTACTTCATTAAAGTTTCAGCGTAAAGTGGCTCAGGCTGTTAAACGTGCTCGTCACATCGGCTTGTTACCATACGTAACCGATTCGTTAAAATAAAATCAGGAGGTTTAGAAAATGGACATTATTTTAAAACAGGACGTTAAAAACCTTGGTGAGAAAGACGAAGTAGTAAAAGTAAAAGCAGGATATGGCCGTAACTACCTTATCCCACAAGGCTTCGCTATTTTAGCAACAGAATCTGCACGTAAGGTATTAGCTGAGAACTTGAAACAAGCTCAGTTTAAACAAGACAAAATCCGTAAGGATGCTGAAGACATCGCTACCCGTTTAGAAGGCGTTAAGCTTACTATCGGTGCTAAAGCTGGTGAAACCGGTAAAATCTTTGGTGCTATCAACACTATCCAGGTTGCTGATGCATTGAAAAAACAAGGTTTCGAGGTTGACCGTCGTCGCATCACTTTCGATCAGGATCCTAAAGTTTTAGGTGAATACACTGCAAACTTAAACCTTCACAAAGAAGTGAAAGTTAAAGTTCCTTTCGAAGTTGTAGCTGAGTAATCAGCATTCGGATTTCGAAATTTACATTTCGGATTTGAAAATATTTGTTGAAGGTGTTTAGTAATTACTAAGCACCTTCTTTATTTTTATAGGCAACTATGAAGGGAATTTGGCGCCTGGCGCTTCGCATACTTAAATTACTGGCTATTGCATTCTTTGGTATCAGCATTATATGGGTACTGGCTTTAA encodes the following:
- the rpsR gene encoding 30S ribosomal protein S18, encoding MANDQIKYVTAPKVEDNRKKYCRFKKNGIKYIDYKDANFLLKFVNDQGKVLPRRLTGTSLKFQRKVAQAVKRARHIGLLPYVTDSLK
- the rplI gene encoding 50S ribosomal protein L9, whose product is MDIILKQDVKNLGEKDEVVKVKAGYGRNYLIPQGFAILATESARKVLAENLKQAQFKQDKIRKDAEDIATRLEGVKLTIGAKAGETGKIFGAINTIQVADALKKQGFEVDRRRITFDQDPKVLGEYTANLNLHKEVKVKVPFEVVAE
- the rpsF gene encoding 30S ribosomal protein S6, which produces MQQYETVIILTPLLSDEAAKEVIAKFSKILTDNGAEIIQEDNWGLRKLAYPIEKKSTGYYHLTEFKAPGELINKLEVEYRRDERVMRFLTIALDKHAIAYNDKKRSGAFNKKPAKAEEAAQ